From the Drechmeria coniospora strain ARSEF 6962 chromosome 02, whole genome shotgun sequence genome, the window accagtaataatacagGAAGGTGAGAGTATTGATACAGGAGGCATGCACGTACAGAGGGAtgtgtgcatgcaagtacaggaggcatgcatgtacaagtaccccccggagtgcttgtacttccTCTTTCCCaagtactaacttacttACAGGTACAAGTCGGTGTACTGTCAGTCTCGCacgggtacaagtacttagttgtacagtaatactccgtactcggtaactgcagtacttacaagtaatacaggaCTTAGTTGTACTATGAATTAGTAACACCGCCGCGCCAGTAAGTAATATTTGGCCACTTTATCAGCGGCGTCAAACCAATATCATGCTGCATGGAGGTGCGTATTGGGTGATTCAAATCGACTGCTTTCCTTCATGAACTCGACAGCTCCACAGTGTCCTATAGCAGCAGTCTTTGGcgagtacctacagtacttaattaAGTATCTAGTTTTCAAGCAGGTTGTCCGAAGCCAGCCGAGAAAGAGCTCGCGTGCTGTCGAGCATCCTCCTCCACTCGACGATGCTGAAAGCAGGGTGTACATCAATGGCCATCTCGCGGGGATCGTGCAAGCTAGGATCCGCAAGGTACAAATAGTAAGGCGGCGCAGCCAGGGCTGGTCCTACAACGGGCGCCTTTGTTCACCCTTGGACGGTCTGTCGGCCCTCCTTCGTCCGCAGACGTCATAGCAGATGCGTGCTTTCGATGACGTCGGTatcgatgccggccgtgcGTACAGTAGATGCAGTACCAAATACAGTAGGAGGTACTATGTATTGATTACTAATTATACTTCGCCATTGTGGCAATATTCATGCTGGTATGCAATGTGCACCATATCCAAAACCTGTCCTACATGTTCCCTCAAGTCGATTTGTCTCGGCACAACTTCATTCTCGGACGTCAAACTTCGTCTCGTCTGCTCTGCAGTGCATCCCCCCGCCATGGGAGCCGTCGGCCTTTGGCACGGACTGCTCAAGATGGCGACAACGTGTGGTCGTCCGTATGCAATGGTAGGTATCGCTAGAAAACCATGGACGCCTCCAGTAAAGGAGAAAATAGGGATGCAGAAGGGGTTAAGGCGGCCGTCATGGTTGGATATGTGTTCATTCGTACGTGCGGGAGTCAATCAAGCCAGGACGTCCGGCCCCGAGTGAAGCCAATCCGTCGAGCTGTCAATCATAAAATCGGTTATGTTATGCATGTTGATCATTCCCAGGCCCTgtccggcgccggcgttgcCGTTCTGGGGACCGAGGGCCGCTACTTGCGACATGCCAGTGGGGTCGAGGCCCGTCGGTAGCCGTGGAAAGTTGAAAAAGTCGAAAACGTCAAAGTAGGCAAAGTCGTCCGGCGCAGGGTTCGCGGGCGCCGGACGGCCGGCATTGGATGGCCTGTGACCCCCAGCCTGCCGGGAGAGGAGATAGTCGAGGTCGAAGGCGGTCCGTCgcatgtcggcgaggatcCGGACCGAGCCGgacaggccgtcgccgcctcgccgctggttgtcggcgtgctcgtcgagcacCCTCTGCAGCAGCTCGCAGTATCGCGCCGCCACGGGCCAGTACCGGCCCATCTCGCGCAGCGTGTCGACGAAGAAGCTGATCTGCGGCGACACCCGGTGCTCGACCGTCGAGCCGTGAACGAGCAGGACGCGGGCGCAGACCCAGATGGTGAAGGCAAAGGGCGGGCCCAGCTTCGGCAGCAGCCCGTTCTCCACCACAAACTCGCCCAGCGTGACGAtgctctcgacggcgccctgaCACTTGCGCGTCGCGCTCAGCGAGGGCGTGAAGATGGACGACCGCGTCGTCGGGTAGCCTGCCGACGAGTTCAGCCGGATGACGGCCGTGTGGAAGGTGGCGTGAAGCATGACCCAGCAGCAGCTGATGGTCTTGCTCCCTTCGGCCTGGAATATCTTGCCCATGTTGCCGAACTCGGCGGGCAGCTCCGTCTTCCACGACTCGAGAAGTGTGTCGAGCTCCTTGTACCGGCGTTGCCACTGCTGCACGTCGCTCAGGGACGATATGTCGACCGGTTGCTTCAGGAACTGGTGGATCTTGGAGAGTATGCCCAAAACCTCAATGTAGTAGGCAAAGGCGCCCAAGTTCTGTGGCTTCACCacctccgtcgccggcggatCGCCGTGATGGTCCCTCGTCTTGAACCATTTcgtgtcgacggcctcgttcTGGTGCCACAGCTCGTCGCGGCAAGGCAGCGTCCGATCGATTTCCTTGTCGGGCAACGCAAACTCAAACGCCGTCGTGATGGTCGCGTACCTGTCGAGGAGGTAGATCATCCAGAACAACCTCCTGCGCGATTCCGCCTCGATGAAGTCCTGGGCTTCGGGAACGATGGTCACCCTCAATGTGTAGATGGACACGTGCTTGGGCGAGACGCTCAACGAGTcgctctcgacggcgaggccaagctgGACGACGCCCCTCGAGATGAGGGCCATGATGTTCCACCCGGGGGGGCCGTTGCCGCTTCCGCAacggtcgagggcgaggatgacgagggcctGCAGCGTCTTGACCGACGAGTTTTCCATGCCGTAGAGCAGGACGCGCTCCTTGGACACGCGGTAGTAGTGCTGCCTCCGCTCGTCCGAGAGTCTCGGGTCGGTCGAGTACCTCATGGTCGTGGCGCAGATGGCGTGCAGCAGGATCCGATCCTCCTCCTGCAGGGCGAGGGGCCCAAAGAGCGTCTGGAGCGTCGTCTTGCGATGGAGTATCGGACACCAGGTGTTGATCTGCTTAAAGTacaggtcgacgagggcgtagAGAAGGTCGTACGGGGGCATGTCCtggtcggcctcggccatcttgGTCGTCGAGAAGACATCAGGCTTTGGGGCGCCGAAGTGTTCCTGACTCACGGGGGGGGGCTGTATCGGAGGTAGCTGaatcgacggcgaggcgctCGTCATCTGGGCCTGGGACCGGAAGCCGTCATGGTGAAGGGCAGGCGTCGAGGTGGCGCTAAAATCGGACGTGGGCTGTCTTTGAGGGTagagggcggcgtcgccgtgagGGGTGCTGATCGACTCCGACTGCCTGACGGTCGATATGTCTCGGGGCGTACCGAGGTCGCTAGGCAGGCTGGAGTGGCTCGTGCGAAGGCCCGTCGGCAGGATTCCCTGCGGGCTCGAGGCGATGGACGCGTGTATGATCTCGGAGTGAGACTTGAGGATGGCCTCCAGCTTGTCCATGCGATCCTGCAGCTCCTTGCCGAATCCCGCGCGGAGGCCAGGCCTCTTGCGCTCCTTGTACTCGCACGAGACGCCGTTGCGGGTGCACCAACCGCACGAGGGCTGGCCGCGGTCGCATTTGACCTAGCAGGCAAGGGGTCAGGGCAGGGAGGTCTTCCAATGCATCATGTGGCTCGGTCCATACCTTTCTCTGCTTACAGGTTTCGCATCTAATCAAGGATGGGAGCTGTCAGTCTCGCGTTGGCCTCTTGGTCGTCGTGACGGTGTGGAGCATGGGAGGCGAGGTGAAAGGTGAGGGGAAGAATGCGGATGAATTGggagacgaggagatggGGCGCGAGATGGGGGCGAGGGACGGGGCGAGAGACGGGGTGAGAGACGGGGTGAGAGACGGGGTGAGAGAGCAGACGAGAGGAATGGCAGGAGAGGCGGCAGGGAAAGTGAGCAGACGATAACACGGACGGGAACAAGTCGTCCGCACGGCCGAACCGCGTTGGGGGAAGGGCGAAAGGGagagaaggggagggggagacgGAGGGGGGGCATACGAGACGGAGGTGTAGCGCTTGCGCTTTCCGTTGTCGTTGTCTTGGTATTCATCGCTGCAGTCGCTCTCTTGCTCGACGTAATTCCgcgcgccggccgaggcgccggGCTGGACGGCGTCCAAGCCGTTGTGCATGGTGGCCAAGTATCGTCGTATCAGGCCTCAGCGCGGCCGGTCCCGCTGCTCGGTGATTGAATCAACAGCACGGAGCGGAGGGGACAAGGTGCGACGGGGAGAGGTTCGGGGTGGGATGGGGATGCGCATTCGGGGCAAAGTTgagcgacgagggagaaGTTCTTGGTTTCGATGGTGGAGATTGATATTGATTTGTCGTCTGCCAAGCGGTCGATGGTGGGTTGGCGGAGAGGTTGGCGGATACTGCGTCGCCGATCGACAGGCACTGTAGGCACGGTAGTTTGGTCGGCCGATCGGTTGGTGAAAAGGTTGGGATGGAGGTCGGCAGGCAGGTAGG encodes:
- a CDS encoding C6 transcription factor, encoding MHNGLDAVQPGASAGARNYVEQESDCSDEYQDNDNGKRKRYTSVSYAPPPSPPPLLSLSPFPQRGSAVRTTCSRPCYRLLTFPAASPAIPLVCSLTPSLTPSLTPSLAPSLAPISRPISSSPNSSAFFPSPFTSPPMLHTVKCDRGQPSCGWCTRNGVSCEYKERKRPGLRAGFGKELQDRMDKLEAILKSHSEIIHASIASSPQGILPTGLRTSHSSLPSDLGTPRDISTVRQSESISTPHGDAALYPQRQPTSDFSATSTPALHHDGFRSQAQMTSASPSIQLPPIQPPPVSQEHFGAPKPDVFSTTKMAEADQDMPPYDLLYALVDLYFKQINTWCPILHRKTTLQTLFGPLALQEEDRILLHAICATTMRYSTDPRLSDERRQHYYRVSKERVLLYGMENSSVKTLQALVILALDRCGSGNGPPGWNIMALISRGVVQLGLAVESDSLSVSPKHVSIYTLRVTIVPEAQDFIEAESRRRLFWMIYLLDRYATITTAFEFALPDKEIDRTLPCRDELWHQNEAVDTKWFKTRDHHGDPPATEVVKPQNLGAFAYYIEVLGILSKIHQFLKQPVDISSLSDVQQWQRRYKELDTLLESWKTELPAEFGNMGKIFQAEGSKTISCCWVMLHATFHTAVIRLNSSAGYPTTRSSIFTPSLSATRKCQGAVESIVTLGEFVVENGLLPKLGPPFAFTIWVCARVLLVHGSTVEHRVSPQISFFVDTLREMGRYWPVAARYCELLQRVLDEHADNQRRGGDGLSGSVRILADMRRTAFDLDYLLSRQAGGHRPSNAGRPAPANPAPDDFAYFDVFDFFNFPRLPTGLDPTGMSQVAALGPQNGNAGAGQGLGMINMHNITDFMIDSSTDWLHSGPDVLA